In Pyrus communis chromosome 8, drPyrComm1.1, whole genome shotgun sequence, one genomic interval encodes:
- the LOC137743779 gene encoding pentatricopeptide repeat-containing protein At3g14580, mitochondrial-like encodes MIPRSTKALFKKPIFFQSTQSCTFIIKNPSNFSIHPSSSPPEIPKKLHHKDWLSPNEVLQVFTSVRDPNSILTALDHYSNRKDYKPNEALYTLIIAKLAEARLFDAIDSVMARIKAESKCRLSDDFFRSVIKAYGNVGGFINRAIDTLYDMPRYGCWPSVKTFNFVLHLLVSTKMFEVVHEVFLEAPRLGIEIDACSLNIIIKGLCEFGKLDGALRVLDEFPKQRCEPNALTFSTLMHGLCVNGKVDEAFGLLKRMEDEGIEPDTITFNILIAGLRKQGRFDEGIKLLEEMKFKGCDPNPGSYQEVLYCFLDAQRFLEAKGFMSWMISKGVGPSFVSYKALIHGLCKENLVQDVEWVLKQMIRQGFLPKMGMWRQILKSMFAEKSSHCCTSFEEIVAS; translated from the coding sequence ATGATTCCACGTTCTACAAAAGCACTTTTCAAAAAGCCAATCTTTTTCCAATCAACTCAATCCTGCACCTTCATCATCAAAAACCCATCAAATTTCTCCATACACCCATCATCTTCCCCACCCGAAATCCCCAAAAAGCTGCACCACAAAGACTGGTTATCCCCCAACGAAGTCCTGCAAGTCTTCACCTCCGTCAGAGACCCCAATTCAATCCTCACGGCACTCGATCACTATTCCAACCGCAAGGACTACAAACCCAATGAAGCTCTCTACACTTTGATCATCGCCAAGCTCGCCGAGGCCCGCCTCTTCGACGCCATTGACTCCGTCATGGCCCGAATCAAAGCCGAAAGCAAATGCCGATTGTCCGACGACTTTTTCCGGTCCGTTATCAAGGCTTACGGCAATGTGGGTGGTTTTATAAACAGGGCGATTGATACCCTTTACGATATGCCCAGGTATGGCTGCTGGCCTTCTGTGAAGACGTTCAATTTCGTGCTGCATTTGCTCGTTTCGACGAAGATGTTCGAAGTCGTTCATGAGGTGTTCCTGGAGGCTCCCAGGTTGGGGATTGAGATTGATGCGTGTTCATTGAATATAATCATCAAAGGGTTGTGTGAGTTTGGGAAATTGGATGGTGCACTCCGGGTGCTCGACGAATTTCCTAAGCAGAGGTGTGAGCCGAACGCGCTGACCTTTTCGACGCTTATGCATGGTTTGTGCGTCAATGGGAAGGTGGATGAGGCTTTCGGGTTGTTGAAGAGGATGGAAGATGAGGGTATCGAACCAGATACCATCACATTTAATATATTGATAGCGGGGCTTAGGAAGCAAGGGAGATTCGACGAGGGAATTAAGCTATTGGAGGAAATGAAGTTTAAGGGGTGTGATCCGAATCCAGGGTCTTATCAGGAGGTTTTGTATTGTTTCCTTGATGCACAGAGGTTTCTTGAGGCCAAAGGGTTTATGAGTTGGATGATTTCAAAGGGCGTTGGTCCGAGTTTTGTGTCGTACAAGGCGTTGATTCATGGGCTGTGCAAAGAAAATCTGGTGCAGGATGTGGAATGGGTTTTGAAGCAGATGATACGACAAGGTTTTCTTCCGAAGATGGGGATGTGGAGGCAGATTCTCAAAAGTATGTTTGCAGAGAAGAGCAGCCATTGCTGTACTTCGTTTGAAGAAATAGTAGCTAGTTGA